The segment aaagtcgatcatctaaaataaaaaattcaaaagaatttacttattatattatattatctagtatttgaacgaaggatttttcgaaatattgatttgggaaaaaatggccgacgtttaaagtaaaagtttcaatttttatcataaatcgtgtctgattttcgtcaattaaaagaaaactaagtcGTTAAAAATGGGTAAAGTGCAGAGTAAGTTTCATGGTCATGGAATTTATTTTTCGCCTAAAATGCGCAAACTATTTACACACAGAAATCGTAatgagaattaaaatttttctcgtcttgattatgaaattttttcataatCTTGATCAAAATCACAGATGCTAAAGTGAAAGTTGTACCTTTTTCTTATACTTTGCGCCGCTGTTCTTGGAAGCGAAGTCATTTTCACCTTCAAActgcttcgattaaaaaaaatttcgatacACCGTGAAAAGTATACATATATGACTAAATTCAAGTTAATCCAAACAACCTAAAAGTTTCCAGTGCCGTTTATCTCCCTCCAGATTTCTTCTATCGCTTCAATAATACTTCAATAACATCTACTGTTAGCCAGTGTTCACTGAAAATCGAGAAAAGATTTTCAACTTCATTGTCTGAACGAACTTCGAAgtaaagaaactaaaaatacGATTCAATCGAAGAATGACAACTCTCGAAGATGCATTTGCTAGATTCCCGCCCACCATTCCCACGCGTTGCTCTCAAAGAACTGTTAGAGACATGGGGTGCCCAAAGTGCCTGAAAATTCAACCACCTGCTACTGGCACCTCTGCAGTTCGCTTTCAGCTTACTTACACCTGTGATAGGTACCatttttatcgcgaaatatcATAGAAGCATAGtgataatagtctttttctttAAACAGATCCACGTATTCGCCCTGCTATTATCCGCGTCCAATACATTGTCCTTGTCCTGAAAAACCACCAGTGAAAGTCATTGATTGTAGTCTGAAGTGGTTCGATTGCTGTGGAAGACCCGTTTCTAAATGCTTCTATTAAATTGATCTTCCGGTATGTATGTTTGCCATGTGCTTGTTAAATAATCAGCACTACTTGTTAATACATACGTacttatttaatatataaatatatacataactataaatataataaatatatacataacagTAAGTACccttagtagcatttattgttggcattttgatggccaactaattcccaactagGGGATACTGCGGGcgaaccagaaatgctactggGGTAGGTACTGCTATTCTACAAACTCGTATGCTCGCAAACTGCAACTCTTTATTAAAACGTTGGGTACCAACAGtgaatttctgtttatttcttttagttCAATTGTCGGCTGAGAgtcatttaaattttataatgaaaagaCATTCCGACAGCTAAAAGGGAAAAGGTAAGAAGAAGTTGCGAATATGGTGAATTTGTTGAGAAACAGAAGAAATGTAATCGATTTGGGACAATTCACAGGCACATTCATGTTGTAAATTTCGTCAAAATCTCCTGTTCTGTAGAATCACTTAATGCCTAATTTTTTGCACCGGTATACCTTTAAAACCGGCCTTTCATAAAAACTTCATGCCTCCGTATCTTCGCTGGTTTCttctttgaaaataaaattgtagaCGTAAAATGTCTTGTCACCTGTGCGAAGCGAAAATCCGGCGAACCAGCACCCTGCCTCCGCGGTGTTATCACCGCAAGCCGCCACCATTCGTTTGCCCGAAATACGGTTGCCCTCCTCCGGAGGAATATCCGCCCCCACCTTGTTGTTCTACTTGCCCTCCGTGTCCGCCTCTGGTACGTATGTATTAAGTTTAATCATTTTATGTGTACGTTTTGTGATCCACACTACCTGTACGATTCTGTCGGTATAAGTTGATAATTTCCGGCTCCGGGGAGTGGATATCTTTTATCCGGGGTGGCAGGCGGGTTTCACACCTCCGATTTCACGCTTCACCGACGATGAGTTTTATGAGTTTTGGCACTCGAGAATAGGGGGGCCGGGAAGGCAAGGATAGTACTAACCATTAAGAAGAGAAAAATGTCCGAATCTTCACGAAAGTGGCACCAaccgattccttatgttttcccaaTGAAAATGATTCCAAATTCGACGTAATAAGGGCTATAATTAACTAAATTacgttaaatattaatttgcgcAATTTAAGGGCACCACccgctttaaaaaattctgaaacttcgtgaatatgtagggaattttctcccagttatcacgcaatttttgtttgctgccaaaattcactctaagggggtgtaactgacccctgaaaattcgattattttccgaatttgtgctataactcgcgaactgtaaaataactttgTTCACCAaaagatagatctaattaaaagaagtaacttttgtctccaaacttttttcctatcttttacagttccggagttgtaacacaaaatcggaaaaatacaaattttcaggagttaatttcaccccccttctagtgaatttgggcagtaaacagaaaaaaatgcgttgtaattaggAAGAAATttcctacattttcacaaagtttcagaagtttttgaattttcgggttcgggatcttgttAGATACTATTACGAACTGTGACTACTTAAGTCTCCAAAAAGTAGGGAAATACATAGTCGTGAATTCGAAGTTAATCCCTAGTTACCCTATTTCTATtacatttaaagaatttatcctGGAAACTGGGATTTTAGTAGAGCAGTAGTAGGGAAacgtttttttaacaatttaaacagAAGAACAACCAGTATACCGTGTAGGGGTTGCAGAAAGCTTTTCCACCCTGTATTTCTTAGATGGCCAAAGCTGAGACAGTCAGAAACGCTCTTCAGACATATTTTGTCGCGCGAACTACTTGTTTGTTAAAACATGGTGGAGCCTATTTAGTTTACAAAGTTCTGGTAAATTAATGCCCATCTTAGTACTTAGTTCCTCTTTCTTGTTTGAATTTCAAAAGTTGCGTTGAACTTATGTGTTCCCCATCTGCGCTATTTCAAAATGCACGGCTAAATGTGCACAAACTGTCTgtgtgtatttttatttaactctgTGTCTCTCCTTTCTCTCACGTTCTCCATGATGGTGTTCATTACAGACGTAATATTACCATAAAAGTAGGAAGAACATGTTGCATAATTATTTCCCCCAACGTTTTCTTATGTAACTTTAAATAAGGCCTACTGATGTATCGTATTAAATAATTAagcagttttatatttttcatcctgtcTCAATATTATACAGATTATACCGCTGACGGATTAAATTAATGTGCGTAACTTTTCAGTTTTTGCCTAAATTATCGCACAGACTAGTTGAGGGCTTATGAAATAAATTCGGCTGGCTACTAAGTAACGGTGACAAGTGTTTTCATAGATATGCAAACCACGACCAGAACCGCCTCGTCCACCACCCACTCTCTGCATCGCTGCCCCATGTCCTGAACCTCCTGGACCAGTGCCACACCATTGCTCAAGTCCGAAAATACCACCACCAGCTTCTTGCGTGCGGTACTGTCTTCGTTCCACGTGTGGACAAACCACCTATGCTCCTTGTTACTTTTCTGATTTGCCTAAGTGTCCTCGTGCAAACACTTGTTGACTTCCAAACGCAACAATTCTGGTATACTGTGCTGCAAAAGTATGGGTTCGCTTCAAAACGGACCGAAAGTTCTTTATCATTTTACAATTAAGAGCTTCGTTTCCAAGATAAAAACGATTACAATTTAGGAGTTTGAATACACAGACTTCTGTTACATTTCCTTTGTTACATTTTGTCCACTTTTTCTCTCACTTCTTCAGTGTTtcgagctgtaatttaattacactgtatttcaattacacgcacaattacagtaattaggaattgaattaattgaaaagtttgaattatgtaattgagttacaacgtatTTGAGTTGCTATGCAATTGAAATAtagtgtaattaaattacagtgtaattcaattagcacaactgtgccACATAGGCATAAACCACATGCTcgaaacttataaataaagacacataaggtgaatgacccaatttctgctcatttaagaggttactcgtcataaagaaggtgtaaaaaatttgttcgtgatgaaaatttgcagagtaattgattaattcgttaataataaatcaaccaattcaaaaaactatttaagaaagatatttcaagatgtttaactattagtaatttgtaattaaatatataatcctttaaatgtccgtatttctgctcatgaaaaatagcgatatatgtattgccccaagctcgtgcaacactcgcgtaaatgtttaaataatttagaattattttgttgcaactatagtacaagcgtaacgcatataataataagaaaaatacgaaatgatcagaaatggggacatgagcagaaattgggacattcaccttatcattATCAAATCATGACTTCTGTTTTCAGAACGTTTGAAGGACACGGTAactacatccttaaaaaaatggattgaattgcataactttttatttaattatactgTAATCaaaactttgaaatcgattttcttaaaACGGCATTTTGGCGTATGTGCCCTTTtcccatcaaatgcctcaattatatattaatattcagCGTTCCCTGAGCTGTTACGAAAGCTTTTGCAGTAACCAATCGATTACGTAAGTTTACGCATATAAACCATAGAAATTCCTTGGATCCGCAAGAGGGTCTGCCGCTTTCATAATTATTCCCGTGCTCAAGGAGAACCCGAACAATGTGATCAATAATGTCATAACTCCGACATAGAAGCACAAGGTTTCAATTTTGGTTAATTAACGATCAACATTTACAGCCTGTGCAGCGAACCGTTCACATAAGAGAGTACGCAAATTGAATCCAGGTACATACTTGCTTGTCGGCTTAGTAAATTACGCAACAAGAAATTCCATTGAAATTAGTCGGTATTCAGAGATAATGAGTTTTCACAACTAATAGCGCTTCAAGCTTATGCTCTAATATTCTCCGTTCTACGTAGTACTCCATTGTTCGTTCATAACCGGTCTTAAGATAAAGCAATTTAAACCGCCGTAGTTTCTCGAATTAAACAATTACAATGTTCGTTCAATTTCTATTAAAACGGATCAGCAGATAAGTATTATACAGTTGGAACCAGAATAAGGAACGCTCCAACGTAAGTTTACAAAACCTATATCAAATTTGTATTCTTTACACATTTATAGCAGGTACGTATTCTTTTTTCAACATAGTACATAATGCGGTAGTTCCTTTAGGAATGAATATCGTCGATACATTAGTATCGGTACAAGTAAATGAAAAACcatgttttatctttaacctgaattttccgaaaaatgcATTCTTTTTGTGCATACAAAAACATAcgcatgtatttttaaattaaaattgtcTACACTTCTACAGTATTTCAAATCGAAGTGTAATTGGAAGTTAACATTTATTACGTCTCAaactgaaaatttaagaaattgggAGCATTGATTGGTGGAAGAATAAATTCTGGGACCAAATTTTTATACACACTtagtacatttttttaaaaattttaaaaaatggataGTAAGATAAAGAATTGAAGCTGCATATATAGTTTAGGCTAATtagttataatataataatagaataatagcagaaataatataactaagaaacaagaaaagaattgtgAAGTTGAGAGATAAAACAAAGATGGGATACAGGAAGATAATGAATTATGTGTCACGTTTACAGCCCACAGAGGGCGACACAGTTGACTACGATGCATGCGGATACAACTTGGAATGCATATTAAggtcggtattcatagtcgctacttattcttaagcgaatgctaagcatgcggcatcctctactaacctagcagctagtaaaggatgccgaatgcttaagcatttgcttaagaataagtagcgactgagaataccgccctaaggaGTGAAAACGTAAATGGAGCGTTTTACATCCAGGCGCAACTTCGCACGATCTGATTCACTGAAACTTGAATAATCTTTTACGAGAAAAAAGTGCATTGCTGACAcatgttttcttttatttataattttacatCATATTTTCGAGTAGAATCCATAGAAATAAGACACAAGGAATTAAGCCGGGAATTTGAGGTTAAGAAAAATGTTGTGGCTGACATTTTAAAGTAAATCTCCATAATGGAGTGAAATTTATCCCAATCATAAAATATACTTAATAAGTTTTAGAGCACCCTGTATCCGAACGTGTACACACCTCAATTTTACACTTTAAAGTGTAGGAGCGTGGATATCAAGACACCGAATAATTCATATAAGGAAAGGAAAAGatcaatttattaacaaataaaaCACTTGTGAGAAAAGAAAACGCATACTAGCGAGGTTTCGCGGGGAGATCGTCACGTTGATCAAGACCGCGggcgaaaggaagaaagaaagtggCAACATACACCTAGGAGGTGAAAAAGGCGGAcggatttgaagaatttatttcggtggagaaatgtttttatcaaagaaacattATATGCATTAGAAAGGTCAAATTTTTGTCTATATATAgaatgtgaaattttcattaaaaaaaaaaaaaatgggaggaGACGTTGTGGTAGCtgttgatcacagttttttttgcgaatatcgcTGAAACAAAAGCCAAGCGACGATAACATTTATAGGAGaaggttgttcagaatcatacccccgacaacatatcccaAGGTTATCGAAATCAGTGAGGACTGTCCttctgtaaataattaccgtaaAATTCTTTACCAATACGCTTTGTACATATTGTGTGATAGAATTTATATTATTCAAACCCGTGTTATCGAAATTACTGCTGAGGAAATATTTTGGTACAACTGTCAAAAGTAAGATTGAACAtaatataatctatactattatataaaattgaagttgcatactttgaaatgcggtttctcaataaatatgaattgtacgcacaagtgtgttagatcactttgttcgtcttggcgagaggaaggttctgacgtttttattttttttaaattctgatttttaaataatagtagatcgggacgctaccgctaggcggcgaccgggcgagcgcttctcgcttgcgaaacagcaccgcggcgggaataagtggccgagggctctcgagtttacagattgcagcTTACAGGTTATGAATCAGTcgcgctaatatttcgggcgaaaccGGGACGGGGGATGCTAGTTTAATATAAAATCGGGGTGCTCTAaaacgtcgaaagagatggcacaaagtaatgtctccggagagcaaattaaagagcgagatatggcgcatgtgtttcgagacagtgactgtttaacgaatagacgcagaattttcgaacgcctcttgaaaggcctgcgcctcttatttgcaactttaaggcgatgcctttgaagctgaaatagccactaaacatttgttgtcatatagcatatatttaggttatattttctgtcacttcgaggagccgaccacataataatcacgcgcatccagtctgcgcattttctctagcccaattcaacattcaatacaattttgtatatataatatttgttgataactgctttgtgcagaggacgtgtaatgagtgtatttcatgttctgtttcggtgctttgctactaaaaaaatgtctaacctaacaaatttcattttctggggacattccctcatctattttcccttttcacttagaattccttactgctaacgtagaatattgtagcataagcacatttcaagtaattaaaatgtacaatgaattttctacgtttacagtagcagccgactttccgtttaaatttttataagtataacggaacagctgagaatttctttccttattcagaatagaatacagaaataggaaacagctccctctcgcgttcaccgtgtaatcgtcgatctatcggtattatcatttctgtgcagacacagacgaggtatagaatagacctatcaagcaatgtatttttgtgtcgccggtttagggggtcctaggacccccttgccattttagtgtcgcatgcaacgttaccggtgaagtctcaaaacagattgtaacgctacgcatggtaggaactagaatttagcacgagtaaaactagtttatgttttgagagtcaatgcccgcgatttacaaatgtttctgttagagtaacaatttaaaaatcgtcttatgaacatatttcgttcaacggaaaagtacggaggaagaaaataaaacgatatcacattcgtcttttaaccttgctgtcctattccggtttatttaacgcaaaacaaatttatttaatatacaaatttatataaacaacaacattatttgtggaagacatgctttcatgatgtaacgtggaatacctcgcaaaggaattgtaactttgtatatttcaataaaatgctgaagcagagaggactttaaaaattgtgaaaaactcaacagttccagtatctcgctgaaatattccaacttgcacttattcttccatcttaacactatattcgtgttctggggttcggtaggaacaatcgaacaacattttaagttacatagtattgcaagttaaagaaattcttatatacgactagaatatttgacaatcgcagccatcggctcggttctcaccgattaccaggtctcaccgcgaggaggttgctgcgcttggagacccgcagagagatagatggaatcaaagttccatcgatctccctgtacatgggTACccaaatacttcatactataataaattagcctaggcttccttagatgtcttctttcactgtcacttttcactatcacttttcactatcacttttcactatcacttttcactatcacttttcactatcacttttcactatcacttttcactagtttctttttaaatatatcgtgttattaactccattccccgagtaacggtgaacctgaaaagctgaaacaatcaactactatatgttagtaacggtgtggtcggcctggaaagaaattaaggaaaagcttattgagttggagacgatcgagataatttcgaccaacagcagagcacgcacgagcatgcaaaaccaccgcagagataagtacttgaaggaaaaagcagagaatgtagacccatcgatgagatgcatgacagagtgacagaagtcacaaaaaaccatcgaagacatagacgagatgaaatgaatcagggaaaaccatcgaagacatcgacgagatgaaatgaatcagagaaaaccatcgaagacatcgacgagatgaaataaatcaggaaaaaccatcgaagacatgaaatgaatcagggaaaaccatcgaagacatcgacgagatgaaatgaatcagggaaaaccatcgaagacatcgacgagatgaaatgaatcagagaaaaccatcgaagacatcgacgagatgaaataaatcaggaaaaaccatcgaagacatgaaatgaatcagggaaaaccatcgaagacatcgacgagatgaaatgaatcagagaaaaccatcgaagaaattcacgaaaatgaaataaatcatttaaacccatcgaagaaatacacaaaatagaacgactcgcgcaaaattctcgaaagtatgcatggaaataggacagatgatggaaaacgaccgaagaaatcagatttgacattcgcaaaacaataaaattttaaatgacttaccgaaccccaaaatttcatcagcaccaagcgaataaacgaacccaggccagaggggcgagaggctggcggaagaaccagggttgaaatcctgaccaggtccccagcaagttcagcagttccgaatggtccaggtggctcggcagctccggggggagggggaggaagaaccaggtccccaggaagtccagtggatccaggtggctcggcagctccagggggagggggaggaagaaccagggttgaacccctgaccaggtccccaggaagtccaggaagtccaggaagtccagtggatccaggtggctcggcagctccagggttcgcggaggtccttcaagtccggaggaccgacgacgactgagtacatgaagatctgtgagctccttatgtagacttcgaggaatgatgtcccccgatcaaaacaaggtcgacggttagttacaattgcgaaatccagcgaattcttcggcaaaaatggattttcggctaaaatatccattccagtggctattgctgtgacaaataatgttaacaacatttacactaaccgcccagtataaattattattaactataatcgatagaactcgagatatcaagcaatttgtaacatttggccttggatttgcaaatgattttctgcgccgactgaattctcttttattctcaatgtttaatcgttcgatacattaatgttaatgcttatacatatcacgtagtattatttataatgtataaatacgttttagttgaacttagtgtaagtgaatagttgcaggaatatttggagaaatatgagtgagatacttgtttctcccccttagttactaacatcggcgaagtataggctaaaacgatagacctatcaccttatgggaattcgcgttcacatcactaacacgtagaggcacggtactctatgaaacactttttggcaggcacaggcactgactctacaatcgcgttgcacacgattacaaaatcattttctgtttttaaacatccttcagtttctgaaaaagtcttctaagtaacgggtatatctgaatggaatcctgttaaattaaaaggcctcccacatggtccagtaatcgatgaaattgatgcgcgaattgagaaatcacgagataatatgcactatcccatgcacacacttcactgaaccgatgaatttctcagggctagacaaacttttatttcacaatgcgggtttcaaatgTAACTCgttttgcagttgcatccatgcaccacaagacactcatgcatcatgcaactttctgcgagacttttaaaattagattttcctgtaaatttcagtgttggcggtaaactaatattaggggcaaacggaatccaattgttattacttcactggaatgattaaacagtgcattagaaacttgtgggaatatcagtaacagcgtgaatttttaatacttttttcggcgcacgatacgtgaaagggttcgcaagggtacgcaaggtgctaataaacaatgtcatcttgcaatttatagcttgcacgggctttgaagaaatgccatttctgaacgccatggtgtcttgatccacgaaatggattttcggagagaaatccgcgtgagtcgttgaccaaccgagccaaagcataccgtaacaaaagcctaccctcttatgtcaaactctctctctaaacaagtcacacgtatacaagtacgcaacacctttcagcatttcaacacatttcagagtagttgctgagttggacgctgttcatgaacagaggtcgctaaattcagtcctgaaattatgggtcggtaacacagattgggtggcgacacgaagtcccataaggtgatgggtctattctatacctcgtctgtggtgcagataaaaatgctgtaataccgacctgccgaatctgccaggtcacgtgacgtgtctacccccttaagcattcggcatctattactagctactaggttagtactacgggcgactatagtcgccctcTACAAAACGCCATGTACATACGACGGGCGACTACAGTCGCCCTCCACAAAACGCTTGCTACAAGACCCATGTACATATaccgggcgactatagtcgctctCGAGAAAactcttttattttctcaatCTCTTCAACACTAAATGACGTTCCGTGGTCCATAGTAatacaatagtaataataatacaaaatataatggTTACAAGACTTTCAGTTTGAACTGCAGAGCTATTGTTGGGCGATTGTAGCTTCACTTACTGCGGATAATTGTTAACTGAGTGTCATTAAACAAGTGAAAATACGTTTATGCAGAATGTATAAATATCttgttttaaagaaaagtcCCCTTTCTTCCAAAAGCATGTCAAGGTGGCGTTGGCCAGGCGTAAGACGTAAACCCGACCGCCGAAGACTGTCCACGCGCAATGTGTTCATTTTTGGCGCGAGGTCCCGTTCAGTGGGGTTGCTCCGGCGGAGCGGACcgccgtagcgaaagggttaagcatttgtttaagaatgagtagcgactatgaataccggccttagtcGTATTTTGCGCATAAAGTTAGCCTTTTCTCCTTGAACGCCAATCGAGAGGcagccagaagaactaggacgaaaaagtcacacattctgaacaggGATCAGAACACCTGTCTATGACACCGTGAAATAGGGAATAGGAAATGAGAAGAAGAGAGGTGGTCAGGGGCGGATTGCGACGGAACGTCCGTCGCTCGCGCGCAATTTGTTTAAGCATTATACGCGCAGTCGTTAAGCCGATTAATGCAATCACAGGTCACGATGTTCAAATCTGGATGGATGGGTAAACATCGTTCATTCCGTATAATGCCAGTATTATCAGTCATTAAATAACGAGGGCTATTGGCGATTTTCTGCCGGGAATGCGACGTACCTGGccccaaaattttattcattttcgtCAGGTATATATTTTACGTCCGCGGTCGTAGGTTGCTCTGAAAAGTTCCCTGGTCAATGTTTAATCCATTAAAAGGCAGAGCAGCAGCAGTTGCACGAGCGTATTATAAGGGTGTATGAATGGGGTACACATTTATGCAGTTCTAATTTTACAGGGGTGCCGCACGAATGGTTCGCACGCCATTTTGTTGTGACAGGATCGTTGCGGAAAATAATTGAACGTTACAAATGTTTTCAAAAGGGCCCATTTCGTGCTATGTAACTCGGATTAACCGGCCGCCCCTTTGAGAACGAAAAGCTGTTCGAAAATGTACGTACTAACGATGGCAGCAATACGTGTAGCATTGCCGCAAAGTTTGGGAGCAGTAGCATTTTTTGGTCAAGGATTTTGTGGGGTTGATCTTTTCACTGAAATAAATCATACGCAGTAAGGACCGGTGCACAACCGCGCACAGCGGCGCGGGTCACTTTGCAGCCGTGTCGATATAACGCTGCGTTCTAGCAGTACATATATTTAAGTACATGGAGAGATTCACAGAATGAGAGATACGGAACAGAAACAGAAAATTATTCGGTTTTATATTGGTTGGTTATGTATTACATGGGTCTCtttccattattttttttttaaacactctgAAACTAATAATGCTAGAAGCAATATATCTTCTTTGAGTTTTTGTTGTGTTTCGGTTGCGGCGATAAAATTGATCATCGTGTCTTCCAGAAATCTTTTCCGTTTGGGTACTGCTTTCGACATTTTTAAGGAAGCTGACAATACAGAAGGGTTGTTTGTTGGTATACATTCAAGTGTTTTTTGAGACGTTAGCTTCACATCCGTGCTCTAGCAACGCCTtagagcaggcctgc is part of the Andrena cerasifolii isolate SP2316 chromosome 1, iyAndCera1_principal, whole genome shotgun sequence genome and harbors:
- the LOC143369589 gene encoding uncharacterized protein LOC143369589 → MSCHLCEAKIRRTSTLPPRCYHRKPPPFVCPKYGCPPPEEYPPPPCCSTCPPCPPLICKPRPEPPRPPPTLCIAAPCPEPPGPVPHHCSSPKIPPPASCVRYCLRSTCGQTTYAPCYFSDLPKCPRANTC